In Paenibacillus sp. BIC5C1, a genomic segment contains:
- a CDS encoding DUF2225 domain-containing protein, translating into MELEPLYKVKVKCHYCENEYDTSRVRPSLKRPYRTDSDFCAYYKRENPDFYVVRICPECGFASTENSTEQLNDKQRKAFKEQIGNRLVKRDYSGARTLEQAMDSYKLGLLCAQVIQEKDRVVAGLLHHIAWLYRYMEDHTQENRFLEFSLEAYVKVYEREGTGGNEAKLLYLLGELNRRVGRFHEAVKWFGRVIHDKRITDAAMIRASREQWALLREQMISSKVELPDEMIEADKEAAKRSPI; encoded by the coding sequence GTGGAATTAGAGCCTCTGTATAAGGTAAAGGTGAAGTGTCATTATTGCGAGAACGAGTATGATACCTCACGTGTAAGACCAAGCTTAAAACGGCCATATCGGACGGATTCTGATTTTTGCGCTTACTACAAGCGGGAGAATCCGGATTTCTATGTTGTTCGCATCTGTCCCGAGTGTGGTTTCGCTTCGACGGAGAATTCGACGGAACAATTGAACGATAAACAACGAAAGGCTTTTAAGGAGCAGATCGGTAATCGGTTGGTGAAACGTGACTATAGCGGAGCGAGGACGCTGGAACAGGCGATGGATTCATACAAGCTTGGCTTGCTGTGTGCGCAGGTTATTCAGGAGAAGGATCGTGTCGTTGCCGGTTTGCTGCATCATATTGCCTGGCTGTATCGTTATATGGAGGATCATACCCAGGAAAACCGTTTTCTTGAATTTAGCCTTGAGGCTTATGTAAAGGTTTATGAACGGGAAGGTACTGGTGGGAATGAAGCCAAGCTTCTTTATCTGTTGGGAGAGTTGAACCGCAGGGTAGGTCGATTCCATGAGGCTGTAAAATGGTTCGGCAGAGTTATTCATGACAAGCGCATTACCGATGCAGCCATGATTCGTGCTTCGCGAGAACAGTGGGCATTACTGCGGGAACAGATGATTTCGAGCAAGGTGGAATTGCCAGATGAAATGATTGAAGCAGACAAAGAGGCTGCGAAACGCAGCCCCATTTGA
- a CDS encoding YycC family protein — protein sequence MKPLQVSADTAVKLAESLGVPLEHLMHMPQHILMQKIAELAKEEAAKPATTEGEQE from the coding sequence ATGAAACCTTTACAAGTCTCGGCTGACACAGCCGTCAAATTAGCAGAATCTCTGGGTGTTCCCCTCGAACATCTGATGCATATGCCGCAGCATATCCTGATGCAGAAAATCGCCGAATTGGCCAAAGAAGAAGCGGCTAAACCTGCCACTACAGAAGGCGAGCAAGAATGA
- the ylbJ gene encoding sporulation integral membrane protein YlbJ, which translates to MAASQRITHVLIPLALLILCVLMVLFPAETWHAGVRGLSIWWDVLFPSLFPFLVLSELLLGFGIVHFLGTLLNPLMRPLFRVPGSGGFVFAVSCASGYPTGAKLTAQLWEQKLVTREEGERLVAFTTSSDPIFMIGAVSVGFFHNVAIAPILVISHYGAAFLVGLLMRFHGNVPVKDKQLINDSPSASEEVHRNRLLRAINAMHEARKADGRAFGELLRQAVSSSLRLIIIVGGLVVFFSVMMELLVQTGWLGGLYAITEQLLLYTGFPPALSHSLVGGLFEVTLGAKEAGAAGISIPLVYKAAAVAFVLSWGGLSVHAQIMSVLSNTPMRYGPFLFARAIHALIAPILVLLLWLPMMGGSEWPVLFQTGAKPELFLYTPDWGQILFSGIGVLGGVLLLLLILSLMSAFFLPRRMKK; encoded by the coding sequence ATGGCCGCTTCACAACGAATCACCCATGTCCTGATTCCACTAGCTCTCCTGATCCTGTGTGTGTTGATGGTGCTGTTTCCTGCAGAAACCTGGCATGCAGGTGTACGCGGACTATCCATTTGGTGGGACGTGCTGTTTCCCTCCCTTTTTCCCTTTCTGGTGCTTTCCGAGCTGCTTCTCGGCTTTGGCATTGTTCATTTTTTGGGTACACTCTTAAATCCATTGATGCGTCCGCTATTTCGCGTTCCCGGAAGTGGTGGCTTTGTGTTTGCCGTCAGCTGCGCTTCCGGTTATCCCACTGGAGCCAAATTGACCGCACAATTATGGGAACAAAAATTGGTTACTCGGGAAGAAGGTGAACGCCTCGTTGCTTTCACCACATCATCCGATCCCATCTTCATGATTGGAGCCGTATCGGTCGGTTTTTTTCATAATGTAGCTATTGCTCCCATACTGGTCATATCACATTATGGTGCTGCATTTCTTGTAGGCCTGCTTATGCGGTTCCATGGCAACGTCCCCGTAAAGGATAAACAGTTGATCAACGACTCTCCCTCCGCCTCTGAAGAGGTGCACAGAAACAGACTTCTCCGAGCCATTAATGCCATGCACGAGGCAAGAAAGGCGGATGGACGGGCATTTGGTGAATTGCTGCGCCAGGCAGTTTCCTCATCCCTTCGCCTTATTATTATCGTAGGTGGGTTAGTTGTATTCTTCTCCGTTATGATGGAATTACTCGTTCAAACTGGATGGCTAGGCGGGTTATACGCTATTACGGAACAACTGCTTCTATATACAGGATTCCCCCCTGCCTTATCTCACAGTCTCGTAGGGGGTTTATTCGAAGTCACTTTGGGGGCCAAAGAAGCAGGAGCGGCAGGCATTTCCATTCCGCTCGTGTACAAAGCTGCTGCTGTTGCATTTGTCCTCTCCTGGGGAGGATTATCCGTCCATGCCCAGATCATGAGTGTCCTGAGCAACACACCCATGAGATATGGCCCCTTTCTGTTTGCGAGAGCAATCCACGCTCTCATCGCACCCATACTTGTACTTTTGTTGTGGTTGCCAATGATGGGTGGTTCAGAATGGCCTGTTTTGTTCCAAACCGGTGCCAAACCAGAATTATTTTTGTATACACCAGATTGGGGACAGATCCTGTTTTCGGGAATTGGTGTACTTGGAGGCGTATTACTTTTACTGCTGATACTTTCTCTGATGAGTGCCTTCTTCTTACCTCGACGTATGAAGAAATAA
- a CDS encoding YutD family protein, translating to MMEETGLEEEKSSEQIQESVQEPVQDKPKEPVIVQIGGKNYEIVQNHKEGWNPEVFRDRYSEVLERYDYIIGDWGYSQLRLKGFYRDNHPKATKDSTISSMVDYINEYCNFGCAYFVLQKSKDQPQAKAKSGS from the coding sequence ATGATGGAGGAGACAGGTTTGGAAGAAGAAAAAAGTTCAGAACAGATTCAGGAATCGGTTCAGGAGCCTGTGCAGGACAAACCTAAAGAACCGGTTATTGTACAAATCGGCGGAAAGAATTATGAAATTGTGCAGAACCACAAAGAAGGCTGGAATCCTGAAGTGTTCCGTGACCGTTACAGCGAAGTGCTGGAGCGGTACGATTACATTATTGGGGACTGGGGTTACAGCCAGTTGCGGTTGAAGGGTTTTTACCGGGACAACCATCCCAAAGCAACGAAGGATTCCACGATCTCTAGCATGGTGGACTACATCAATGAATATTGCAATTTTGGCTGTGCGTACTTTGTGCTTCAGAAGAGCAAAGATCAGCCTCAAGCCAAAGCAAAAAGCGGTTCCTGA
- a CDS encoding globin — protein MNPSLSIYDNLGGEAGVRALVEAFYPIVQQNEKLAPLFPEDIQPVIDKQYMFLSQFFGGPALFSEAFGHPMMRARHMHFEVTVERAEAWLACMDQALTQVGVEEPLHSFVLQRLSGPAHHFVNTP, from the coding sequence ATGAATCCTAGTTTGAGCATCTACGACAATCTTGGTGGAGAGGCAGGCGTTCGCGCGCTGGTTGAAGCTTTTTATCCGATTGTTCAGCAGAATGAGAAGCTGGCACCTCTTTTTCCAGAGGATATTCAGCCGGTAATCGACAAGCAATACATGTTTTTGTCTCAGTTCTTCGGTGGTCCTGCATTGTTTTCCGAGGCTTTTGGTCATCCGATGATGCGTGCACGTCATATGCACTTTGAAGTGACTGTTGAACGGGCAGAAGCCTGGCTGGCATGTATGGATCAGGCGTTGACACAAGTTGGTGTGGAAGAGCCGTTGCATTCTTTCGTCCTGCAGCGATTGTCGGGGCCAGCGCACCATTTTGTGAATACACCTTAG
- a CDS encoding NAD kinase, translating to MRYYVQDRGDQLSIDLSQQFHALAKEEGFKLDAESPEIVISIGGDGTMLQAFHNFIDRIPDIAFVGVHTGHLGFYADWKKEELRELVRLMSGKGDPERLKPRIVEYPLLELEIRKKSGNTSYIALNEFTLKGVDGTVVAQVDINDVTFEMFRGDGICVSTPSGSTAYNKALGGAMVHPTIEAIQIAEIASINNRVYRTLGSPVILPKHHHCDIFSRKDQRLLLTIDHVNVMVEDLISVRCQVARHKVSFARFRPYPFWNRVRTAFLD from the coding sequence TTGAGATACTATGTTCAAGACCGCGGAGACCAGTTATCGATTGATCTCAGTCAGCAGTTTCATGCGCTGGCCAAAGAGGAAGGGTTTAAGCTGGATGCAGAATCGCCGGAGATTGTCATCTCCATCGGAGGCGATGGTACGATGCTGCAAGCATTTCACAATTTCATCGACCGCATCCCGGACATTGCTTTTGTTGGGGTTCATACAGGCCATCTCGGCTTTTATGCCGATTGGAAGAAGGAAGAATTACGGGAACTGGTTCGATTGATGAGCGGCAAAGGCGACCCGGAACGACTCAAACCCCGGATTGTGGAGTATCCGCTGCTGGAGCTGGAGATTCGTAAAAAGTCGGGCAATACCTCTTATATCGCACTGAACGAATTTACGTTAAAAGGTGTAGACGGAACAGTCGTGGCTCAGGTCGACATTAATGACGTGACGTTTGAGATGTTCCGGGGAGACGGTATCTGTGTATCAACACCTTCAGGCAGTACGGCATACAACAAGGCGCTTGGCGGCGCCATGGTGCATCCAACGATCGAGGCTATTCAGATCGCCGAGATTGCATCGATTAATAACCGTGTCTATCGGACGCTGGGTTCACCGGTTATTTTGCCCAAGCACCATCACTGTGATATCTTCTCACGCAAGGATCAGCGGTTGTTGCTTACCATTGACCACGTCAACGTTATGGTGGAAGATCTCATATCCGTACGCTGCCAAGTGGCTCGTCACAAGGTCAGCTTTGCCCGTTTCCGGCCGTATCCGTTTTGGAACAGGGTTCGCACAGCTTTTTTGGACTAA